ACGACTGACCTATCTGCGCGAACTCGAAGAGCGCCGTGCGACAGTGCTTGCGTCCATAGAGGAGCAGGGCAAGCTGACTGCCGAGTTGAAAGCCGGGATCGATGGTGCCGAGACCAAACAGCGCCTCGAAGACCTCTACTTGCCCTATAAATCCAAACGACGCACCAAGGCCCAGATTGCTCGAGAGGCAGGTCTAGAGCCCTTGGCCGATGCCCTGTTAGGCGATGCAACACTAGTTCCGGAGATTGAAGCCGCAAAATATGTTCGAACTGACATTGAACCGCCGGAGCAGTGTGTACAGGATGTCAAGGTCGCGCTCGATGGGGCGCGCCAGATCCTGATGGAACGGTTCTCTGAGGATGCCAGGCTGCTTGACGGGCTGCGTCATTACCTGTCCGATAATGCACTGATCGTCTCCAGGGTGGCCGAGGGCAAGGAGACAGAAGGCGCCAAGTTCCGCGACTGGTTCGATTTCCGTGAACCAATCAAAAGCGCTCCATCGCACCGGGTTCTGGCAATGTTGCGAGGCCGCAACGAGGAGATCCTGCGTTTGGCGCTGAAGACCGAACCTGAACTTGAAGAGCCGCCGCGTGCCTCGCCCTGCGAAGCCATGATTGCAGGCCATTTCGGCATCGCCGACAAAGGACGCCCGGCGGACAAGTGGTTGCTGGACTCGGCGCGCTCGGCCTGGATGGTCAAGCTCTCGCTGCACCTCAAGCTTGAACTGATGAACCAGATGCGGGAACGTGCCGAGGAAGAAGCCATCCGGGTCTTCGCCCGCAACCTTCACGATCTGCTGCTCGCGGCACCGGCCGGACCGCGCATCACTATCGGTCTTGATCCAGGGATTCGCACCGGAGTCAAAGTCGCTGTCATAGACAAGACCGGAAAACTCGTCGACACCTCCACGATCTACCCTCACGAACCGCGCCGGGACTGGGAAGGTGCGCTTGCTACTATTCGCCAGTTGGCTCAAAAGCACGGTGCAGAGTTGATCGCCATCGGCAACGGCACAGCCAGCCGGGAAACCGACAAGCTCGCCGCCGATCTCATCAAGCGCCACCCCGAATTGACACTGGCCAAGGTGGTGGTATCGGAGGCAGGGGCCTCCGTGTATTCAGCCTCCGAACTGGCCTCGAAGGAATTCCCCGATATAGACGTCTCATTGCGGGGTGCAGTTTCCATCGCGCGCCGTCTGCAGGACCCCTTGGCAGAACTGGTCAAGATCGACCCGAAGAGCATCGGTGTCGGCCAGTATCAACACGATGTGAATCAGGGCAAACTGGCAAAGTCGCTCGGCGCAGTGATCGAGGACTGCGTTAACTCGGTCGGCGTCGACGTCAATACCGCATCCGTGCCGCTACTGACTCGCATCTCCGGTCTCACCCCGACACTTGCCGGTAACATCGTCAGCTACCGCGATCAGCATGGCGCCTTCAAGAGCCGCAAGCAGTTGCTGCTTGTCCCCCGCCTGGGCGATAAAACATTCGAACTGGCTGCCGGTTTCTTGCGCATCAACAATAGTGACAACCCGCTCGACGCCTCGGCTGTGCATCCAGAAGCCTATCCCGTCGTCGAGCGAATTCTCGCCGACATCAGAAAGGGCATCCGTGAAGTGATCGGCGACAGCAAGGCCGTGCGCGCCCTCAAACCCGAGAAATACACCGATGATAAATTCGGCCTGCCCACAGTACAGGACATTCTCAAGGAACTCGAAAAACCAGGTCGCGATCCACGACCTGAGTTCAAGGCCGCCACATTCCGCGAAGGGGTTGAAAATCTCAAAGACCTTGAGCCCGGGATGATGTTGGAAGGCAGCGTCACCAATGTCACCAATTTCGGCGCCTTTGTCGATATCGGCGTACATCAGGATGGCCTCGTCCATATCTCAGCGCTTGCCAATAAGTTTGTCAAAGACCCGCACAGTATCGTCAAGGCTGGCGACGTCGTGAAGGTCAAAGTGTTGGAGGTCGATATCGCACGCAAGCGCATTGCCCTGACCATGCGCCTGTCGGACGAAGTCACAGCGAGGATTGACGGCACCATTGCGCATCGAGTAGGCAAAGCCTCGCGACCGAAACCAGATGCAGTACAACAAAGCGGTGCGATGGCAGCGGCTTTCGCGAAGTTGAATCAGTCATAATGGGTGGGGCCGGAATCTTCCGCATGCCTGGAAGTACCAATCGACTGCAGCGTCGCGCAATCCGACCCCGTAATAATACGTGGGACAAGTGAGACACCGCGATGCCCGTGACGCAGGCTATTCTCGTTCGCCGACCGAGTGATTTGACGGTCGCCTGGGCGCAACGCATCGTTTCGCAACATGCTGCCGACGCCACCGTATCTGAGGTCAATGTCCTGTCCGTTGATATCGGGACGACCACCCGGGTACGCGTCGCGGTTGAACACAATGGGCCGGAAGCGTTGCCCCGTCGTTGGTTCGTGAAGCTGCCGTCGCGGTCTTGGCGAGCATGGTGCATCACGGCGTTACCTCGCCTCCTCCAGACGGAAGTGCGTTTCTATCAAGAAACAACGCAGGCTGTCCCGGTACTTCAGCCCACCGTCTTAGCGGCGCAGAGCCAATGCGGACGGGGTACGACACTGGTCCTTGCCGACGTGACAGAGCATGGCGCTATCCCCGGCGCTCCCGGGGATGCTTTGACGGCGGAGCAAGCGGCCCTGGTGGTCGAACAACTGGCCCGACTCCACGCGCAGTTTTGGCAGAAAGCTAGCCTCGACCATGAATATCGCTGGATGGCTGGTCCTGTCCGGCGCTGGGAAGATCGGCTGGGAACAGCCATGGCAGTGCCATTGATGCAACGGGGGTTACGGCGTGCCGGGAGCGCCGTTCCCATAGCGCTCCACGCCCCCGCTACGCACTATGCGCGCCGGCGTTGCCACGTGATGCGTGTGCTTGCAGACGGCCCACGCACCCTCGTCCATCACGATGTACATCCCGGCAATCTCTTCTGGCAGCAGTCCCAACCAGGACTCCTCGACTGGCAGCTCGTCCGCATTGGTGAGGGGATTGGCGATGTCGCGTACTTCCTGGCCACCGCGCTCACACCCGAAATCCGGCGGACGTGCGAAGCGCGCATCCTCGCACGGTATCAACAAGTCCTTGCGGACCATCAGATCGCGGCTCTCGATTCCACAACGCTGCGGCAAAGATATCGCGCCCATCTCCTCTATCCCTTCGAAGCCATGGTGGTGACGCTTGCGGTCGGTGACATGATGCCCCTGGAGAGCAATCTCGAACTCATCCGCCGAGCGGCCGCGGCGATTGAGGATCACGACGCCTTTGCGGTCATACCGGCAGGAAAGTAAGGCAAACCCTAATGTCAAGATAGAAAAAGGTAGTAGTGAGCCTGTAGGTCGGGTTAGCGCAGCGTAACCCGACGAAGCACATGCTGGAATGTATCCAGCGGAGTGGGGACAGGGTGCGATAGAAATCGAGGGGGTGGGATTTGAGGGATGGAATAGGATTGTCGGGTTATGCTACGCTAACCCGACCTACTTACCGTCGGCGCATACTTTACGCTCGTGTGGGTCTTGGAGCGTTTCGGTGTGAGTCTGTAGGGTCACGCCCAATCAGACATTGAAGCGGATGGTCATGATATCGCCGTCAGCCACGAGGTACTCTTTTCCCTCAAGGCGTAGCAGTCCTTGGTTTCGGGCCGTTGCCAGCGACCCACAGCGGTCGAGCGCCTCGTAGGCCACCACCTCTGCTCTGATGAAGCCATGCTCCAGGTCGCTATGGATGGCCCCGGCCGCCTGCATCGCCGTCGAGCCGTGAGGGATCATCCAGGCCCGCACCTCATCGCTGCCTACGGTAAAGAACGTCGTGAGACCAAGGAGGTCATAGCAGGCCTGGCGCAGCCGTGGCGCCGCGGAAGCCCCAAGGCCAAGCTCGGCACAGAAGGCGCTCGCTTCATCAGGGGGCAGGTCCGCCAACTCCAGTTCCAGTTTGGCGGATATGGCCATTGGGGCTGACTGAGAGGCCCCCATCGCCGGTAGGGCCTTCAGGCCGTCGGGCCCTCCATCAGCCTCTTCACCGGTGTTGACCACCAGAAGGCTCGGCTTGGCCATAAGGAACTGAAAGCCGCGAAGCAAGCGCTCATCTTCAGCGGTCAGTGCCATCCCGCGCAGGGGCTTTTCCTCCTGCAGTGCTGCGTAACATCGTTTCAAGAGGGCCAGCTCCTGAGGACTCTCGCCCTTCTTCCCCTTTCGCATCGCCTCTTCGATCTTGGCGATTCGCTTCTCTACCACATCCAGATCGGCCAGGATCAGTTCAGCCTGTAGTGTGTCCGCATCCTTGGCCGGATCGACGCGCCCTTCGATGTGGGGGACCCGCTCGTCCTCAAAGGCCCGAACGACCATGAGCAGGGTAGTGGTCTGCCGCATCTGAGGGAGGAGCTGTCCACCAGGGCTCGTGGGTTTGCCGGATTCTTTCACGAGCGGGGCGAAGTCCACGAGCTCGAAGCTGGCAGGTGTGAGCTTTTTTGGCTTGAACATAAGAGCCAGCCGATCGAGACGGGGATCGGGGACCTTGACGACGGAGATCGAGGCCTCCAACTGGCCCGCATGGTGGCTTGGCTGGCCGTGGGTCAGCAGTTGGTAAACGGTGCTCTTGCCGGAGGCCGGCAGTCCAATGATACCGATGCGCATCTGCTCTATCTCCTGATTATGGTCCACCTCGTAGGCCGCTCATACGGCGTTGTCACAGTATCACAGGCTCAGGGTACGCGCCACCGAAACCGGCCTGGCCTCGTGCTTTTGAATTGAAATATTCCCGACCTGTGGTAAGCTCAACTTCCAATGAAGGCCTACCTGGATATCGAAACCTCGTTCGATGGCGCCATTACGGTGGTAGGCTTGTATGCTGCCGACCGAGGGCTGATTCAGTTGGTCGGTACAAAGATCAGCGATGTCACAGTCTGGCAGGCGCTTGAAGGCGTGGATACGGTCTGTACGTATAACGGCAGCCGCTTCGACCTTCCGGTGATCCGCCGCCGTCTTGGCCTCGACCTGCGCGCGACGCTTCAATCCCACGACCTGATGTATACGTGCTGGCGACATCGCCTGTTCGGCGGGCTGAAACGGGTAGAGGAGCAGCTCAGTATCCCCCGGCGTTCGAAGGGGGTCGATGGCATTGAAGCGATGCGGCTATGGTCCAGATATGAGGATGGCGGTGATGAGGAGGCGCTACAGGTGCTCCTCACCTACAACGGCGAGGATGTTTTGAACCTCCCGGTCCTCGAAGCACGGCTAGTGGAGCTCGAAAGCACGTATGCGCGTCGCGATTAAGACCCTGGGGTGCCGGCAGAATCAATCTGAGAGCGATGCCCTCCAGGAGTCGCTACGGCGGGATGGACACACGGCGGTTGGCCCTGACGAAGCGGCCGATCTTTTCATCATCAACACCTGTGCCGTGACGCAGGAAGCCGATGCCGACTCGCGACAGATGATCCGGCGAGCGATCCGCCACAACCCGTTGGCCCGTGTGGTCGTTACGGGGTGCTATGCCCAGGTGGCTTCCGGGGCAGTTGCCGCAATCCCCGGTGTGGACTTGGTTGCAGGTAATGGCGAGAAGGCACAATTGCCTGCGCTAATATCGGGCCTGGGCGACCGGAGGCCGCCGCTCATTGCCGTCGGCGACATACAGCGGGTAAGCCGCTTTACCGCGCTTCCACCACCGATTGGTGCAGCACGGAGCCGGGCGCTGCTCAAGATCCAGGATGGGTGCAACTATCGGTGCACCTTCTGTATCGTACCAGAGACCCGCGGGCCGAGCCGGAGTCAGACGAACGATGCCGCAATGCGAGACTTGCGGGCCCTCGTGGATGCCGGGTATCCCGAGGTGGTCCTGACCGGGACTCACCTGGGCACGTACGGGCGCGACCTGCCGATCGGCAGTTCAATTGCCGGATTAGTCGCTCGGATGCTGGAGGTGGCGGCGCCCGCGAGGTTGCGTCTGAGCTCG
This genomic stretch from Candidatus Methylomirabilis limnetica harbors:
- the ychF gene encoding redox-regulated ATPase YchF yields the protein MRIGIIGLPASGKSTVYQLLTHGQPSHHAGQLEASISVVKVPDPRLDRLALMFKPKKLTPASFELVDFAPLVKESGKPTSPGGQLLPQMRQTTTLLMVVRAFEDERVPHIEGRVDPAKDADTLQAELILADLDVVEKRIAKIEEAMRKGKKGESPQELALLKRCYAALQEEKPLRGMALTAEDERLLRGFQFLMAKPSLLVVNTGEEADGGPDGLKALPAMGASQSAPMAISAKLELELADLPPDEASAFCAELGLGASAAPRLRQACYDLLGLTTFFTVGSDEVRAWMIPHGSTAMQAAGAIHSDLEHGFIRAEVVAYEALDRCGSLATARNQGLLRLEGKEYLVADGDIMTIRFNV
- the mtaB gene encoding tRNA (N(6)-L-threonylcarbamoyladenosine(37)-C(2))-methylthiotransferase MtaB is translated as MRVAIKTLGCRQNQSESDALQESLRRDGHTAVGPDEAADLFIINTCAVTQEADADSRQMIRRAIRHNPLARVVVTGCYAQVASGAVAAIPGVDLVAGNGEKAQLPALISGLGDRRPPLIAVGDIQRVSRFTALPPPIGAARSRALLKIQDGCNYRCTFCIVPETRGPSRSQTNDAAMRDLRALVDAGYPEVVLTGTHLGTYGRDLPIGSSIAGLVARMLEVAAPARLRLSSLDPHEVGEDLVALFDRFGNLCRHLHLPLQSGDEAVLKRMRRPHTADDFRRLVERLAEAVPGIAIGTDIIVGFPDEGDAEFENTYRLLDRLPIAYLHVFSYSQRKGTVAASMPNHVPKSVRATRSAAIRALSEAKWQKFRQTQVGQLFTAVVLDRRDARPGRIEALTDNYITVGIQDAEGYIGRTVDLSIEAVTERETVGRLRARCADDFIPTPEGK
- a CDS encoding ribonuclease H-like domain-containing protein; translation: MKAYLDIETSFDGAITVVGLYAADRGLIQLVGTKISDVTVWQALEGVDTVCTYNGSRFDLPVIRRRLGLDLRATLQSHDLMYTCWRHRLFGGLKRVEEQLSIPRRSKGVDGIEAMRLWSRYEDGGDEEALQVLLTYNGEDVLNLPVLEARLVELESTYARRD
- a CDS encoding Tex family protein, which codes for MLQTIEHRIATELGVKPAQVIATVQLLEEGATVPFIARYRKEITGELDDIQLRLLEERLTYLRELEERRATVLASIEEQGKLTAELKAGIDGAETKQRLEDLYLPYKSKRRTKAQIAREAGLEPLADALLGDATLVPEIEAAKYVRTDIEPPEQCVQDVKVALDGARQILMERFSEDARLLDGLRHYLSDNALIVSRVAEGKETEGAKFRDWFDFREPIKSAPSHRVLAMLRGRNEEILRLALKTEPELEEPPRASPCEAMIAGHFGIADKGRPADKWLLDSARSAWMVKLSLHLKLELMNQMRERAEEEAIRVFARNLHDLLLAAPAGPRITIGLDPGIRTGVKVAVIDKTGKLVDTSTIYPHEPRRDWEGALATIRQLAQKHGAELIAIGNGTASRETDKLAADLIKRHPELTLAKVVVSEAGASVYSASELASKEFPDIDVSLRGAVSIARRLQDPLAELVKIDPKSIGVGQYQHDVNQGKLAKSLGAVIEDCVNSVGVDVNTASVPLLTRISGLTPTLAGNIVSYRDQHGAFKSRKQLLLVPRLGDKTFELAAGFLRINNSDNPLDASAVHPEAYPVVERILADIRKGIREVIGDSKAVRALKPEKYTDDKFGLPTVQDILKELEKPGRDPRPEFKAATFREGVENLKDLEPGMMLEGSVTNVTNFGAFVDIGVHQDGLVHISALANKFVKDPHSIVKAGDVVKVKVLEVDIARKRIALTMRLSDEVTARIDGTIAHRVGKASRPKPDAVQQSGAMAAAFAKLNQS
- a CDS encoding phosphotransferase; amino-acid sequence: MPVTQAILVRRPSDLTVAWAQRIVSQHAADATVSEVNVLSVDIGTTTRVRVAVEHNGPEALPRRWFVKLPSRSWRAWCITALPRLLQTEVRFYQETTQAVPVLQPTVLAAQSQCGRGTTLVLADVTEHGAIPGAPGDALTAEQAALVVEQLARLHAQFWQKASLDHEYRWMAGPVRRWEDRLGTAMAVPLMQRGLRRAGSAVPIALHAPATHYARRRCHVMRVLADGPRTLVHHDVHPGNLFWQQSQPGLLDWQLVRIGEGIGDVAYFLATALTPEIRRTCEARILARYQQVLADHQIAALDSTTLRQRYRAHLLYPFEAMVVTLAVGDMMPLESNLELIRRAAAAIEDHDAFAVIPAGK